The following are encoded in a window of Cucurbita pepo subsp. pepo cultivar mu-cu-16 chromosome LG12, ASM280686v2, whole genome shotgun sequence genomic DNA:
- the LOC111806891 gene encoding mediator of RNA polymerase II transcription subunit 33A-like isoform X2 codes for MAVAVHNSFWDRVTELTKVAQQKGVDPLHWAIQLSSNLNSSGVVLPSVELANVLVSHICWDNNEPVSWKFLEKALMLNIVPPILVLALLTTRVISRRQFQPVAYRLYLELLRRHAFKLKSHIHGLKYKEIMASVDAVLRLSETFNLPADDPGTLVVEYIFSIVWKLLDATLVDEGLLDLIVEEKSKWPTEPQEMELDGHNGYDDKWTEQRERLQNVNVELTIEIIGKFLQDAVTSRILHLACRNMPSHWADLIQRLQLLGENSSVLRKSKSLNSEIFLQFDTWTIFSQEFKQNSQKKFHPIRAFGSPAASASLCHRTRYSALWLPLDLVLEDAMDGYQVEATSAIEKITSLVKTLKAINGTSWHDTFLGLWIAALRLVQRERDPIEGPVPRIDTRLCLLLCITVLVIADLIEEEESTTIDETEYGASNHWKEKKAPGKCRNELISSLQILGEYQSLLTPPQGVISACNQAAAKAMMFISGISVSNAYFECINMKDMPMNSSGNMRHLIVEACIARNLLDTSAYFWRGYVNGCINQMPQSIPPQAPGWSAFVKGAPLNHIMIKVLTSTPASSLAELEKIFEIAVKGSDEEKISAATILCGASLIRGWNIQEHTVHYITRLLSPPVPKDYSGCESHLIGYAPMLNVLIVGIASIDCVQIFSLHGLVPQLACSLMPICEVFGSCVPNLNWTLTTGEEISAHAVFSNAFTLLLKLWRFTHPPLDHGVGDAPTVGSQLTPEYLLLVRNSHLVSGNVHKDRNKMRLSAVASSSSPQPIFVDSFPKLKVWYRQHQACIASTLSGHVHGNPVHQTVDGLLNMMFRSINGGNQSLTSVTSGSSSSSGPGNEDSSLRSKLPAWDIMEAVPFVIDAALTACAHGKLSPRELATGLKDLADFLPASLATIVSYFSAEVTRGLWKPVFMNGSDWPSPAANLSNVEEQIKKILAATGVDVPSLAAGGSSPATLPLPLAAFVSLTITYKIDRASERFLNLAGPALESLAAGCPWPCMPIVASLWTQKAKRWSDFLVFSASRTVFLQNCDAVVQLLKSCFTATLGLTANPLSNHGGVGALLGHGFGSHFCGGISPVAPGILFLRVYRSIRDVALLVEEILSLLMDSVREIACNGARKERSGKLRTTNNGKRYGQISLSSAMIQVKLAASLGASLVWLSGGLVLVQSVIKETLPSWFISVHRSEQEECSEGIVSMLGGYALAYFAVLCGAFAWGTDSSSSASKRRPKILGVHMEFLASALDGKISLGCDWATWRAYVTGFVSLMVGCTPSWVLDVDVEVLKRLSNGLKLWNEEELALALLGLGGVGTIGAAAELIIESEA; via the exons ATGGCGGTAGCTGTTCATAACAGTTTTTGGGACAGAGTTACAGAGCTAACCAAGGTGGCTCAGCAAAAGGGAGTTGATCCTCTGCATTGGGCCATTCAGTTGtcttcaaatttgaactcGTCGGGAGTCGTTTTGCCGTCAGTTGAGCTCGCTAACGTGCTGGTTTCGCACATTTGTTGGGATAATAATGAGCCTGTTTCATGGAAGTTTCTTGAGAAGGCGTTGATGTTGAATATCGTACCCCCAATTCTTGTTCTTGCCTTGCTCACAACCAG GGTCATTTCAAGAAGACAATTCCAGCCAGTAGCATATAGGCTCTATTTGGAACTTCTTCGAAGACACGCTTTTAAGCTGAAATCTCATATCCATGGCCTCAAATACAAAGA GATCATGGCATCTGTTGATGCTGTTCTTCGTCTTTCTGAGACATTCAATTTGCCAGCAGATGATCCTGGGACCCTTGTGGTTGagtatatattttcaattgtCTGGAAGTTGCTTGATGCAACACTTGTTGATGAAGGGTTATTGGATCTTATTGTGGAAGAGAAATCCAAATGGCCAACAGAACCTCAAGAAATGGAACTAGATGGTCACAATGGTTATGATGATAAATGGACTGAACAACGTGAGAGATTGCAGAATGTAAATGTTGAATTGACAATTGAGATAATTGGGAAATTTCTTCAAGATGCGGTTACTTCAAGGATTCTCCACTTGGCTTGCAGGAATAT GCCTTCACATTGGGCAGATCTTATTCAAAGACTCCAGTTGCTTGGAGAAAATTCTTCGGTATTGAGAAAGTCAAAATCTTTGAACTCAGAGATTTTTCTGCAGTTCGATACTTGGACAATCTTCTCTCaagaatttaaacaaaattcacAGAAGAAGTTCCATCCAATTAGAGCTTTTGGATCTCCGGCAGCTTCTGCTAGTTTGTGTCATAGAACTCGTTATTCTGCACTTTGGCTTCCACTTGATCTAGTTCTAGAAGATGCAATGGATGGATATCAAGTAGAAGCAACAAGTGCTATTGAAAAAATTACAA GTTTGGTCAAAACCCTTAAGGCAATAAATGGAACCAGTTGGCATGATACCTTCTTGGGTCTCTGGATAGCAGCTCTTCGCCTTGTTCAAAGG GAAAGGGATCCCATCGAGGGGCCTGTGCCTCGCATAGACACTCGTCTATGCCTTCTATTGTGTATCACAGTCCTTGTGATTGCTGATCTGATTGAGGAGGAGGAAAGTACGACAATTGATGAAACAGAGTATGGTGCATCCAATCactggaaagaaaagaaggcccCTGGAAAGTGTCGGAATGAACTAATTTCTAGCCTACAGATATTGGGGGAATATCAGAGTTTGCTGACTCCTCCTCAGGGTGTTATCTCTGCATGCAATCAGGCGGCTGCCAAAGCAATGATGTTTATATCTGGAATCAGTGTTAGTAATGCATATTTTGAATGCATCAATATGAAAGATATGCCAATGAACTCTT CTGGAAATATGCGTCATTTGATAGTTGAAGCTTGCATTGCAAGAAATCTCTTGGATACATCTGCATACTTTTGGCGAGGCTATGTGAACGGTTGCATTAATCAAATGCCTCAAAGTATACCACCCCAAGCACCTGGTTGGTCAGCTTTCGTGAAGGGGGCTCCACTTAATCATATAATGATAAAGGTCTTAACTTCAACTCCTGCTTCAAG CTTAGCTGAACTGGAGAAAATATTTGAGATAGCAGTAAAAGGATCAGATGAAGAGAAGATATCTGCTGCAACCATTCTTTGTGGGGCTTCCTTGATCCGAGGCTGGAATATTCAG GAACATACTGTCCATTATATTACTAGGTTACTTTCTCCTCCAGTTCCCAAAGATTACTCTGGATGTGAAAGTCATTTGATAGGCTATGCTCCAATGCTGAATGTGCTTATCGTTGGAATAGCATCTATTGATTGTGTTCAGATTTTTTCTCTACATGGTTTG GTTCCACAACTTGCATGTTCACTGATGCCAATCTGCGAGGTTTTCGGATCGTGTGTTCCAAACCTCAATTGGACCTTAACAACAGGGGAAGAAATCTCTGCTCATGCCGTGTTTTCAAATGCGTTTACTCTTCTCTTAAAGCTTTGGAGATTTACCCATCCTCCTCTAGACCATGGAGTGGGTGATGCACCGACGGTTGGGTCTCAACTCACTCCAGAATATCTACTATTAGTGAGAAATTCCCATCTAGTATCTGGAAATGTCCACAAAGATCGCAATAAAATGAGACTTTCAGCTGTAGCAAGTTCCTCTTCCCCCCAACCAATATTTGTAGACTCATTTCCCAAATTGAAAGTCTGGTATCGACAACATCAAGCATGTATAGCGTCAACCCTCTCTGGTCATGTTCATGGCAACCCAGTTCATCAGACTGTTGATGGACTTCTTAACATGATGTTCCGAAGTATTAATGGGGGAAATCAATCTTTAACTTCAGTTACTTCTGGAAGCAGTAGTTCTTCTGGGCCTGGAAATGAAGATTCTTCTTTAAGATCTAAATTGCCTGCCTGGGATATAATGGAAGCTGTTCCTTTTGTGATTGATGCTGCTCTAACAGCCTGTGCTCATGGAAAGCTTTCTCCTCGTGAGTTGGCTACAG GACTTAAAGATCTAGCAGATTTTCTACCAGCATCTTTAGCAACCATAGTGAGCTACTTTTCTGCAGAAGTAACTCGGGGATTATGGAAACCTGTTTTTATGAATGGATCAGATTGGCCCAGCCCAGCAGCAAATCTTTCTAATGTTGAAGAGCAGATCAAGAAAATCCTAGCTGCTACTGGCGTTGATGTCCCTAGCCTGGCTGCAG GGGGAAGTTCTCCAGCCACACTTCCTCTGCCCTTAGCTGCCTTTGTAAGCCTTACTATAACCTACAAAATAGACAGAGCATCCGAACGTTTCCTCAATTTGGCTGGCCCGGCCTTGGAGTCTCTCGCAGCTGGTTGCCCCTGGCCATGCATGCCAATTGTTGCTTCCTTGTGGACTCAAAAAGCCAAACGTTGGAGTGATTTCCTGGTCTTTTCAGCATCTCGTACAGTTTTCCTTCAGAATTGCGATGCTGTGGTTCAGCTTCTCAAAAGCTGCTTCACTGCCACCCTTGGCCTAACTGCCAATCCCCTCTCAAATCATGGGGGTGTTGGGGCCCTTCTTGGCCACGGATTTGGATCTCATTTCTGTGGTGGGATTTCTCCTGTTGCTCCAGGAATTCTTTTTTTACGTGTCTACCGATCAATTAGAGACGTCGCACTATTGGTTGAAGAGATCCTCTCTCTTCTGATGGATTCTGTACGAGAAATAGCTTGTAATGGTGCTCGAAAAGAGAGATCGGGGAAACTGAGAACAACCAATAACGGAAAAAGATATGGACAGATTTCACTATCTTCAGCAATGATTCAAGTAAAGCTTGCAGCTTCACTTGGAGCTTCATTAGTATGGCTATCAGGTGGTTTAGTACTGGTTCAATCTGTGATAAAAGAAACATTGCCTTCTTGGTTCATTTCAGTTCACAGGTCCGAGCAAGAGGAATGTTCAGAGGGGATAGTTTCCATGCTTGGGGGATATGCATTAGCTTACTTTGCAGTGTTATGTGGGGCTTTTGCTTGGGGCACTGACTCTTCATCATCTGCATCAAAGAGGCGTCCCAAAATCCTAGGTGTTCATATGGAGTTTCTTGCAAGTGCCCTTGATGGAAAAATATCACTAGGTTGTGATTGGGCCACATGGCGTGCCTACGTGACCGGGTTCGTGAGCCTAATGGTTGGTTGCACACCGAGCTGGGTTCTTGACGTAGATGTAGAAGTATTGAAACGATTGAGTAATGGGCTCAAGCTATGGAATGAAGAAGAGCTTGCTCTTGCATTGCTTGGACTTGGTGGCGTTGGTACCATAGGTGCAGCTGCTGAACTGATAATTGAAAGTGAGGCTTGA
- the LOC111806891 gene encoding mediator of RNA polymerase II transcription subunit 33A-like isoform X1 translates to MAVAVHNSFWDRVTELTKVAQQKGVDPLHWAIQLSSNLNSSGVVLPSVELANVLVSHICWDNNEPVSWKFLEKALMLNIVPPILVLALLTTRVISRRQFQPVAYRLYLELLRRHAFKLKSHIHGLKYKEIMASVDAVLRLSETFNLPADDPGTLVVEYIFSIVWKLLDATLVDEGLLDLIVEEKSKWPTEPQEMELDGHNGYDDKWTEQRERLQNVNVELTIEIIGKFLQDAVTSRILHLACRNMPSHWADLIQRLQLLGENSSVLRKSKSLNSEIFLQFDTWTIFSQEFKQNSQKKFHPIRAFGSPAASASLCHRTRYSALWLPLDLVLEDAMDGYQVEATSAIEKITSLVKTLKAINGTSWHDTFLGLWIAALRLVQRERDPIEGPVPRIDTRLCLLLCITVLVIADLIEEEESTTIDETEYGASNHWKEKKAPGKCRNELISSLQILGEYQSLLTPPQGVISACNQAAAKAMMFISGISVSNAYFECINMKDMPMNSSAGNMRHLIVEACIARNLLDTSAYFWRGYVNGCINQMPQSIPPQAPGWSAFVKGAPLNHIMIKVLTSTPASSLAELEKIFEIAVKGSDEEKISAATILCGASLIRGWNIQEHTVHYITRLLSPPVPKDYSGCESHLIGYAPMLNVLIVGIASIDCVQIFSLHGLVPQLACSLMPICEVFGSCVPNLNWTLTTGEEISAHAVFSNAFTLLLKLWRFTHPPLDHGVGDAPTVGSQLTPEYLLLVRNSHLVSGNVHKDRNKMRLSAVASSSSPQPIFVDSFPKLKVWYRQHQACIASTLSGHVHGNPVHQTVDGLLNMMFRSINGGNQSLTSVTSGSSSSSGPGNEDSSLRSKLPAWDIMEAVPFVIDAALTACAHGKLSPRELATGLKDLADFLPASLATIVSYFSAEVTRGLWKPVFMNGSDWPSPAANLSNVEEQIKKILAATGVDVPSLAAGGSSPATLPLPLAAFVSLTITYKIDRASERFLNLAGPALESLAAGCPWPCMPIVASLWTQKAKRWSDFLVFSASRTVFLQNCDAVVQLLKSCFTATLGLTANPLSNHGGVGALLGHGFGSHFCGGISPVAPGILFLRVYRSIRDVALLVEEILSLLMDSVREIACNGARKERSGKLRTTNNGKRYGQISLSSAMIQVKLAASLGASLVWLSGGLVLVQSVIKETLPSWFISVHRSEQEECSEGIVSMLGGYALAYFAVLCGAFAWGTDSSSSASKRRPKILGVHMEFLASALDGKISLGCDWATWRAYVTGFVSLMVGCTPSWVLDVDVEVLKRLSNGLKLWNEEELALALLGLGGVGTIGAAAELIIESEA, encoded by the exons ATGGCGGTAGCTGTTCATAACAGTTTTTGGGACAGAGTTACAGAGCTAACCAAGGTGGCTCAGCAAAAGGGAGTTGATCCTCTGCATTGGGCCATTCAGTTGtcttcaaatttgaactcGTCGGGAGTCGTTTTGCCGTCAGTTGAGCTCGCTAACGTGCTGGTTTCGCACATTTGTTGGGATAATAATGAGCCTGTTTCATGGAAGTTTCTTGAGAAGGCGTTGATGTTGAATATCGTACCCCCAATTCTTGTTCTTGCCTTGCTCACAACCAG GGTCATTTCAAGAAGACAATTCCAGCCAGTAGCATATAGGCTCTATTTGGAACTTCTTCGAAGACACGCTTTTAAGCTGAAATCTCATATCCATGGCCTCAAATACAAAGA GATCATGGCATCTGTTGATGCTGTTCTTCGTCTTTCTGAGACATTCAATTTGCCAGCAGATGATCCTGGGACCCTTGTGGTTGagtatatattttcaattgtCTGGAAGTTGCTTGATGCAACACTTGTTGATGAAGGGTTATTGGATCTTATTGTGGAAGAGAAATCCAAATGGCCAACAGAACCTCAAGAAATGGAACTAGATGGTCACAATGGTTATGATGATAAATGGACTGAACAACGTGAGAGATTGCAGAATGTAAATGTTGAATTGACAATTGAGATAATTGGGAAATTTCTTCAAGATGCGGTTACTTCAAGGATTCTCCACTTGGCTTGCAGGAATAT GCCTTCACATTGGGCAGATCTTATTCAAAGACTCCAGTTGCTTGGAGAAAATTCTTCGGTATTGAGAAAGTCAAAATCTTTGAACTCAGAGATTTTTCTGCAGTTCGATACTTGGACAATCTTCTCTCaagaatttaaacaaaattcacAGAAGAAGTTCCATCCAATTAGAGCTTTTGGATCTCCGGCAGCTTCTGCTAGTTTGTGTCATAGAACTCGTTATTCTGCACTTTGGCTTCCACTTGATCTAGTTCTAGAAGATGCAATGGATGGATATCAAGTAGAAGCAACAAGTGCTATTGAAAAAATTACAA GTTTGGTCAAAACCCTTAAGGCAATAAATGGAACCAGTTGGCATGATACCTTCTTGGGTCTCTGGATAGCAGCTCTTCGCCTTGTTCAAAGG GAAAGGGATCCCATCGAGGGGCCTGTGCCTCGCATAGACACTCGTCTATGCCTTCTATTGTGTATCACAGTCCTTGTGATTGCTGATCTGATTGAGGAGGAGGAAAGTACGACAATTGATGAAACAGAGTATGGTGCATCCAATCactggaaagaaaagaaggcccCTGGAAAGTGTCGGAATGAACTAATTTCTAGCCTACAGATATTGGGGGAATATCAGAGTTTGCTGACTCCTCCTCAGGGTGTTATCTCTGCATGCAATCAGGCGGCTGCCAAAGCAATGATGTTTATATCTGGAATCAGTGTTAGTAATGCATATTTTGAATGCATCAATATGAAAGATATGCCAATGAACTCTT CAGCTGGAAATATGCGTCATTTGATAGTTGAAGCTTGCATTGCAAGAAATCTCTTGGATACATCTGCATACTTTTGGCGAGGCTATGTGAACGGTTGCATTAATCAAATGCCTCAAAGTATACCACCCCAAGCACCTGGTTGGTCAGCTTTCGTGAAGGGGGCTCCACTTAATCATATAATGATAAAGGTCTTAACTTCAACTCCTGCTTCAAG CTTAGCTGAACTGGAGAAAATATTTGAGATAGCAGTAAAAGGATCAGATGAAGAGAAGATATCTGCTGCAACCATTCTTTGTGGGGCTTCCTTGATCCGAGGCTGGAATATTCAG GAACATACTGTCCATTATATTACTAGGTTACTTTCTCCTCCAGTTCCCAAAGATTACTCTGGATGTGAAAGTCATTTGATAGGCTATGCTCCAATGCTGAATGTGCTTATCGTTGGAATAGCATCTATTGATTGTGTTCAGATTTTTTCTCTACATGGTTTG GTTCCACAACTTGCATGTTCACTGATGCCAATCTGCGAGGTTTTCGGATCGTGTGTTCCAAACCTCAATTGGACCTTAACAACAGGGGAAGAAATCTCTGCTCATGCCGTGTTTTCAAATGCGTTTACTCTTCTCTTAAAGCTTTGGAGATTTACCCATCCTCCTCTAGACCATGGAGTGGGTGATGCACCGACGGTTGGGTCTCAACTCACTCCAGAATATCTACTATTAGTGAGAAATTCCCATCTAGTATCTGGAAATGTCCACAAAGATCGCAATAAAATGAGACTTTCAGCTGTAGCAAGTTCCTCTTCCCCCCAACCAATATTTGTAGACTCATTTCCCAAATTGAAAGTCTGGTATCGACAACATCAAGCATGTATAGCGTCAACCCTCTCTGGTCATGTTCATGGCAACCCAGTTCATCAGACTGTTGATGGACTTCTTAACATGATGTTCCGAAGTATTAATGGGGGAAATCAATCTTTAACTTCAGTTACTTCTGGAAGCAGTAGTTCTTCTGGGCCTGGAAATGAAGATTCTTCTTTAAGATCTAAATTGCCTGCCTGGGATATAATGGAAGCTGTTCCTTTTGTGATTGATGCTGCTCTAACAGCCTGTGCTCATGGAAAGCTTTCTCCTCGTGAGTTGGCTACAG GACTTAAAGATCTAGCAGATTTTCTACCAGCATCTTTAGCAACCATAGTGAGCTACTTTTCTGCAGAAGTAACTCGGGGATTATGGAAACCTGTTTTTATGAATGGATCAGATTGGCCCAGCCCAGCAGCAAATCTTTCTAATGTTGAAGAGCAGATCAAGAAAATCCTAGCTGCTACTGGCGTTGATGTCCCTAGCCTGGCTGCAG GGGGAAGTTCTCCAGCCACACTTCCTCTGCCCTTAGCTGCCTTTGTAAGCCTTACTATAACCTACAAAATAGACAGAGCATCCGAACGTTTCCTCAATTTGGCTGGCCCGGCCTTGGAGTCTCTCGCAGCTGGTTGCCCCTGGCCATGCATGCCAATTGTTGCTTCCTTGTGGACTCAAAAAGCCAAACGTTGGAGTGATTTCCTGGTCTTTTCAGCATCTCGTACAGTTTTCCTTCAGAATTGCGATGCTGTGGTTCAGCTTCTCAAAAGCTGCTTCACTGCCACCCTTGGCCTAACTGCCAATCCCCTCTCAAATCATGGGGGTGTTGGGGCCCTTCTTGGCCACGGATTTGGATCTCATTTCTGTGGTGGGATTTCTCCTGTTGCTCCAGGAATTCTTTTTTTACGTGTCTACCGATCAATTAGAGACGTCGCACTATTGGTTGAAGAGATCCTCTCTCTTCTGATGGATTCTGTACGAGAAATAGCTTGTAATGGTGCTCGAAAAGAGAGATCGGGGAAACTGAGAACAACCAATAACGGAAAAAGATATGGACAGATTTCACTATCTTCAGCAATGATTCAAGTAAAGCTTGCAGCTTCACTTGGAGCTTCATTAGTATGGCTATCAGGTGGTTTAGTACTGGTTCAATCTGTGATAAAAGAAACATTGCCTTCTTGGTTCATTTCAGTTCACAGGTCCGAGCAAGAGGAATGTTCAGAGGGGATAGTTTCCATGCTTGGGGGATATGCATTAGCTTACTTTGCAGTGTTATGTGGGGCTTTTGCTTGGGGCACTGACTCTTCATCATCTGCATCAAAGAGGCGTCCCAAAATCCTAGGTGTTCATATGGAGTTTCTTGCAAGTGCCCTTGATGGAAAAATATCACTAGGTTGTGATTGGGCCACATGGCGTGCCTACGTGACCGGGTTCGTGAGCCTAATGGTTGGTTGCACACCGAGCTGGGTTCTTGACGTAGATGTAGAAGTATTGAAACGATTGAGTAATGGGCTCAAGCTATGGAATGAAGAAGAGCTTGCTCTTGCATTGCTTGGACTTGGTGGCGTTGGTACCATAGGTGCAGCTGCTGAACTGATAATTGAAAGTGAGGCTTGA